TTATCAATAAGCTCAATAACTTCATTATATGCTTTTAATATATTTTCCCAATTTTTTGACGTAATGTCAGATGCTGCATTATGAACCGATTCTTGTATAAAAATTTCAAGTTGCTTGAACTCCGGCGAAATTTTAAAAGGATTCATTTTCTTCGCCATTCTTTATTATGCCTCCTGTTTACATAATAATAGTATTTCTGAAAACTAATTTTCTTAACTACCAGCCTATTTCAAATAAATATTTAGCTCCATTTATTAATACTATAGCATCAGGCTTAAAATATTCAGTTTTCTCTTCTATTTTTCCATCATTGTTAATATCAATGTAAATTCCATCATTTGTAAAATCAGCATCATTTCTATTAGTTTCGGAAATATACGCAAGATAAGTTTTATCTTTAATTTTAACATTTCCTTTAAATTGAGTCTGACTGTAATGGCAAGAATATCCTTGCTTCCAATTGTCATCATTTATAAAGAACCATATATAAAAATCACCAGGTATATCAAGTTGTTTTATAATCTGTCTTATCGGGAGATTAATTGCTGCGGCAAACGTACCTGTTCCTTCATTTTTTATAGGACCTCCATCATCTGTAAAATCACCATTTTGGTTTCTGTCAAAGTATAAAACAATATTGGATTTATCTATTTCATCAAAGACATAATAATATGATTTATTATCAAATGTTCCAAGACTTAAAATTCCATACTTCGGTTTTTTGCCTTCATATTTAGGTTCAGAAGTAATGCCCCACAATTGTGTGCTTGAAAGTTTGTTTGTATAAGGCGCCCATGAACTGGCAATTTCAGACCTTACTATTGAAAAATCTTTTGATATAGAAACTAAAATTTTTTCAGGAATTTCGGCCTTTATATCCTCGTCTGTTGAATGAACAGTGATGTTCTCAGCATCTTTTGGAGGTTTATTACCAAAAGAAACAACTCCATTTTTATCTTTCCATTTATAAATTTCTCCATTTGCGGTTACTCCCAAAAAAAGTATAATTACGAAAAAACAAAACCCTATCTTTCTCATATGCCTTTTCTCCTTAAATTATTAAATTTTTTTTATATTCCACTAAAATATTTTCGATTTCATTTATTTTAAACTGATCCGCTAAAAAGATTATTTTTCTTGTGAACTCATCGCATCCGCTATATTTACTTTGTATTTTATGAGTCCAATTAAGTATACCTTTTATATCTCCTTCCATTGCAAGACGGTTAAGCTCATTCATATCTTGTTCATCTGGAAAAACATATTGAGAATCTAAATCAAAGTAATCAGGTAGAGACATATTCATGTAGGTATTATCACTTTTATATACCCATGACAAGTTCAAAAAATTTTTTATTCTGCTAAGGAGAATATCCATATTAACAGGTTTTGAAACGAAATCATCACAACCAGCTGCCTTGCATAACATTATTATTTTTTCAGAGACAGAAGCTGACAGGGCAATAATAGGTGTCTTTCGAGTTAAAGGATTATCCTTAATTTTTTTTGTCGCGATGAATCCATCCATTTCAGGCATTATTAAATCCATAATAATAAGATCAGGTATAAATATTTCTGCGCTATTAACCGCTTCCCTTCCAGATACCGCTTCTTGAATTTCAAATCCAAGGGGCAGAAGAAGTTCTTTGAGGATACTTCTATTTTCTTGAATATCGTCAACAATTAAAATTTTTATAGGTCTTCCTTGATATCCTATTATATTTTTATATTCAAAAGTAATTTTGCTTATTTTTAATTCAGACTGTTCAAGCGCAATTTCAAACCAGAATACGCTGCCTATGCCTTCAGAGCTTACAACATTAAGTTTTCCGCCCATAAGCTCAACTAACTTGCTGCTTATGGAAAGTCCTAAGCCAGTTCCCTTTATTTCTCCTTGATGGTTAGGAATTTGAACAAAAGGAAGGAATATATCATTAAGCCGATCTTTCGGAATGCCATAGCCTGTATCTTCTACTGAAAATCGAATAAAATGGCCATTTCTACTTACATTAAAAATAATTTTTCCCTGTTTGACAAATTTTACAGCATTGCCGAGAAGGTTTAATAAAACTTGAGTAAGCCTTTTTTGGTCTCCTTTAATGTAATCAGGAATATCTGGAGCAAATTCAGTGATAAAAATTATTTTTTTATTTTGAAGCCTGCCTTTGATATTCATAACTATATCATTTAAGAATCCTAAAAAATAAAAATCAGATATTTCGAGACTCATTTTATCCGCTTCAATTTTAGAAATATCTAATATATCGTTAATTATTGAAAGAAGAAGTTCTCCGCTTCGATGAATAGTTTTGATGCCTGTTTTTTGACTATCTGAGAGGGATTTATCCAACATTAATATTTGAGTATATCCAAGAATGCCATTTAAAGGGGTTCTAAGTTCATGGCTTACATGGGCAACAAATCTGCTTTTTGCCGCGTTTGCTATTTCGGCTTCAAATGCCATTGAATTAGCTTTCATAATAGCTGATTCAAGTTCTGTATTAATTCTTAAAAGTTCTGTATTAGCGTTTTCAACTAAAATTTTTTGATTTTGTAATGTTTGTTCAGCTTGTATTCTTTCGGATATATCCCTTGAAATGCAGAAATAAACTTCACGATCATCTAAATTTCCATGAGTGACTTTTGTTTCAACAAAGATTACTTTTTCATCTTTTGTTAATAGCGGAATAGCATATATTAAAGGATTTTGATGGGTAATTTCTTCAAATTTTAATTTAAATTCATCAGATAAATCATGTATATGAATTTCAAAAAAATTTTTTCCATGTAGTTCATCTGGCAAATAAGAAAGTTGATTTAACGCTGATTGGTTATAAGTTATTATGCGAAAATCTTTTGAAAGAACAAAAACAAGGTCGTCAATATTGTTAAAAAGTGTCTGAAAATTATCTCTGCTACTTTGGAGAGCTGACCTTGCTTCGCGAACTGATTCTTTAAGATAAACGATAGCTACATCTTTTTGACCGATTACAGCATCGATATCTCCGCTTCGTATAGCATCAATAACGGCTTCAGATCTTGCAAGTCTCGATTCAAGTTCTTCATAGGTTGGTTTCATAAAAATCTATTTTTCCAAAAATTTTTTTACATCCTTAAAATCAATAATAAGGTATGGCTCTCCAATTCCTAATACAGCGCTTCCTGCGAGATAAACATTATCCTTTAAAAATTTATGTTCAAAAGGATTTACAACAACTTTAACTCTTCTTAAAACTTCATTAACGCCGCAAGCTATAAGCTGTTTTTGCTCATCTGAAATAATCATGACCTTACCTTTGTTATCACAATCAGATTTATCAGAAAATATGCCAAAAAGTTCTCCTAAATCAACAAAAGGTATCAAAGATTCTCTGTAACTAAAAAACGTATTGTCTTTAAAAGTATGAAAAGAAAGTGCGCCTGCATTCAAAATTTCTTTAAGATGTCGATAGGCAATTCCGCAAACAAGCGTTCCTATTTTAAAAAGAAGAATGTCCTGGGTTTTATGGCCTTCAGATAAAGGAAGAACGAGTTCAATTGAGGTTCCTTGATCTTTAGTTGACGTCATAAAAATTTTGCCGCCTTTTCCTTCCACTGCAGTTTTAACGACATCCATTCCAACACCTCTACCTGAAACATCAGTTGCTTTTTCTACTGTTGAAAAGCCGGGCATAAATATTAAATTTAATACATCAGACGGTTTTAATTTCTCATCAGAATGAATAAGGCCTTTATTTAAAGCCTTTGTATAAACAGCATCGGCATCAATTCCTTTTCCATCATCTTTTATTAAAATAGAAAGCTGGTCGTCATTTCTTTTTGCTTCAATTACAAGCAATCCTTCTTTTAATTTTCCGGAAGATTCTCTGACATTTGGCAATTCTATTCCGTGATCCATAGAATTTCTTACTATATGGATCAATGGGTCACTTAAAGCTCTTATAAGTTCCCTTGGTATTTCAATTTCTCCTCCAGATATAACTATTTTTACTTTTTTTCCAAGCTCTTGACTTAAATGACTTACCATTGACGGCAATTTTTTAAAAACATCATTAAGCTTTCTAGTAGAAAGACGGCTAAGTTCTTGTTCTATAGTATTAACATGGCTATCAAGATTCGTATAATTATCTTTAAGATATCTCTGATATCTCGATGGTATGATCGAACTAAGCTCTTGAATGATGTTTTCCATAGCATTCCTATCGGCAACAAGCTCTCCTGTAGTTTCAGTCATTCGATGAATTACAGCGGAAGACACTCTAAGATAATCTTCCGCTTTGTCTTGCTCTTCTGTTTTATTATCGTAAGGTTCTTTAGAATCATTCACTTCATCTTCATTATAAGATTCTTTAGCCTCTTCATACATAACTTCCGCATTAGGTTCAACTCCCAGAATCCAGAGTCTTCTGAATGCTTCATCAATAACCT
The window above is part of the Desulfobacterales bacterium genome. Proteins encoded here:
- a CDS encoding DUF4124 domain-containing protein, which produces MRKIGFCFFVIILFLGVTANGEIYKWKDKNGVVSFGNKPPKDAENITVHSTDEDIKAEIPEKILVSISKDFSIVRSEIASSWAPYTNKLSSTQLWGITSEPKYEGKKPKYGILSLGTFDNKSYYYVFDEIDKSNIVLYFDRNQNGDFTDDGGPIKNEGTGTFAAAINLPIRQIIKQLDIPGDFYIWFFINDDNWKQGYSCHYSQTQFKGNVKIKDKTYLAYISETNRNDADFTNDGIYIDINNDGKIEEKTEYFKPDAIVLINGAKYLFEIGW
- a CDS encoding response regulator — translated: MKPTYEELESRLARSEAVIDAIRSGDIDAVIGQKDVAIVYLKESVREARSALQSSRDNFQTLFNNIDDLVFVLSKDFRIITYNQSALNQLSYLPDELHGKNFFEIHIHDLSDEFKLKFEEITHQNPLIYAIPLLTKDEKVIFVETKVTHGNLDDREVYFCISRDISERIQAEQTLQNQKILVENANTELLRINTELESAIMKANSMAFEAEIANAAKSRFVAHVSHELRTPLNGILGYTQILMLDKSLSDSQKTGIKTIHRSGELLLSIINDILDISKIEADKMSLEISDFYFLGFLNDIVMNIKGRLQNKKIIFITEFAPDIPDYIKGDQKRLTQVLLNLLGNAVKFVKQGKIIFNVSRNGHFIRFSVEDTGYGIPKDRLNDIFLPFVQIPNHQGEIKGTGLGLSISSKLVELMGGKLNVVSSEGIGSVFWFEIALEQSELKISKITFEYKNIIGYQGRPIKILIVDDIQENRSILKELLLPLGFEIQEAVSGREAVNSAEIFIPDLIIMDLIMPEMDGFIATKKIKDNPLTRKTPIIALSASVSEKIIMLCKAAGCDDFVSKPVNMDILLSRIKNFLNLSWVYKSDNTYMNMSLPDYFDLDSQYVFPDEQDMNELNRLAMEGDIKGILNWTHKIQSKYSGCDEFTRKIIFLADQFKINEIENILVEYKKNLII
- a CDS encoding chemotaxis protein CheW, with the protein product MNIDVTMLEEFIQDSLSLVDEALDQIGSIDVLEQIEMETGSNQIVCHHTGVNAIFRCLHTIKGASGFLGLDALSHFVHIFEGMLKKWQESGKGFNVEEAKKIYEGLKLLQNALIEASDLGFPEKPEFISFLDSLEALTEKGDTISSMEVLFEAIMKELDSKKEQKYAKEIGMIVDEMKNLLASIHSSKKSKNFSISSSSIKQVIVNSVDITNECINVIYAYEIIALNGKSAFDEIDISALSIDLKKIGDNINSKNFLDWEIIKELCDISPEVIDEAFRRLWILGVEPNAEVMYEEAKESYNEDEVNDSKEPYDNKTEEQDKAEDYLRVSSAVIHRMTETTGELVADRNAMENIIQELSSIIPSRYQRYLKDNYTNLDSHVNTIEQELSRLSTRKLNDVFKKLPSMVSHLSQELGKKVKIVISGGEIEIPRELIRALSDPLIHIVRNSMDHGIELPNVRESSGKLKEGLLVIEAKRNDDQLSILIKDDGKGIDADAVYTKALNKGLIHSDEKLKPSDVLNLIFMPGFSTVEKATDVSGRGVGMDVVKTAVEGKGGKIFMTSTKDQGTSIELVLPLSEGHKTQDILLFKIGTLVCGIAYRHLKEILNAGALSFHTFKDNTFFSYRESLIPFVDLGELFGIFSDKSDCDNKGKVMIISDEQKQLIACGVNEVLRRVKVVVNPFEHKFLKDNVYLAGSAVLGIGEPYLIIDFKDVKKFLEK